A genomic window from Bacteroidota bacterium includes:
- a CDS encoding VWA domain-containing protein: MEYKELLNINWEEFHFLRPEWLWAFVPFVVILVLMIFVKNKEHKWQENIATHLRQFVIVNHNDKNIWLNRFLFVLFFSILIIAMSGPSWKMIEKPGTKTKSVFYIVLDISQSMLAKDLQPNRLERAKFKIKDLFKENPHSSTGLIVYEGTAHLVVPATNDYSIIEEYLNPLSPKILYVKGSNLPLAIELADSITPGDSPLSLFVLTDSPGNNDYNAIREFCSNEKHNFFLMPLATIAGANVPAFRGKGTLKDIKGEPVHSKLNASVIKNISSIENCDVVPMVLDNTDVKLIAEKVKAQKEFLKDEKNEEDWQDSGILLMPVILILSLFWFRKGFSLLPVILLFFSSCNDIETFDDLWYTKDYQGQMREEEGEFNDAATKYTESIRKGSAYYKDGNYSLAIEQFSQDTTAMASYNLGLAHMQAGNYNEALMAFETAYAKDSTLTMAKDSEKLLQNWMNDNLPKARLDSLKKINEKGRGKPKNKDESLDDANQEVKEKPKDMENRLSDETESNIRKAKESEDMPMEIDNKKKQNQDARKMLIRKISADPETFLKRKFQYQQRKYYKNVDQGEEIW, from the coding sequence ATGGAATACAAAGAACTATTAAATATCAACTGGGAAGAGTTTCATTTTTTGAGACCGGAATGGCTATGGGCATTTGTGCCCTTCGTTGTGATTTTAGTATTGATGATTTTTGTAAAAAACAAAGAACACAAATGGCAGGAAAATATAGCAACACATCTTCGTCAATTTGTAATAGTTAATCACAACGATAAAAATATATGGTTAAACAGGTTTTTGTTTGTATTGTTTTTTTCAATTCTGATTATAGCAATGTCGGGACCGAGTTGGAAAATGATAGAAAAACCGGGCACTAAAACCAAATCGGTTTTCTACATAGTGCTTGATATTTCCCAGTCGATGCTTGCCAAGGATTTGCAACCGAACCGATTGGAAAGAGCCAAGTTCAAGATTAAAGATTTATTCAAGGAGAATCCGCATTCGAGCACCGGACTGATTGTGTATGAAGGAACGGCGCATTTGGTGGTTCCGGCTACGAACGACTATTCAATCATTGAGGAGTATCTCAATCCACTTTCACCAAAAATACTCTATGTAAAAGGTTCAAATTTACCTTTAGCAATTGAGTTGGCCGATTCTATTACTCCCGGCGATTCACCATTGAGTTTGTTTGTTCTGACCGATTCACCCGGAAATAATGATTACAATGCAATCCGGGAGTTCTGTTCAAATGAAAAGCACAATTTTTTCCTTATGCCTTTAGCTACAATAGCGGGTGCAAATGTTCCGGCATTCCGTGGCAAAGGAACCTTGAAAGATATAAAAGGGGAACCGGTTCATTCAAAATTAAATGCCTCCGTAATAAAAAACATTAGTTCTATTGAAAATTGCGATGTAGTACCTATGGTTTTGGATAATACCGATGTGAAACTTATTGCCGAAAAGGTAAAAGCTCAGAAAGAATTTTTGAAAGACGAAAAAAACGAAGAAGACTGGCAGGATTCAGGAATATTATTAATGCCGGTTATTTTGATTTTAAGTTTATTTTGGTTTAGAAAAGGATTCTCACTTTTACCGGTAATTCTATTGTTTTTCTCTTCGTGCAACGACATTGAAACATTCGATGACCTTTGGTATACAAAAGATTATCAGGGACAAATGCGTGAGGAAGAAGGGGAATTTAATGATGCAGCAACAAAATATACCGAATCAATAAGAAAGGGTAGTGCTTATTACAAAGACGGCAATTACAGTTTGGCTATTGAACAATTTTCTCAGGATACAACAGCTATGGCTTCTTATAATTTGGGGCTGGCACACATGCAGGCCGGAAATTATAACGAAGCATTGATGGCGTTTGAAACTGCTTATGCCAAGGATTCAACACTAACTATGGCAAAAGATTCTGAAAAGTTGCTGCAAAATTGGATGAACGACAATTTGCCCAAAGCAAGACTTGATTCACTGAAAAAGATTAATGAGAAAGGAAGAGGCAAGCCAAAAAATAAAGATGAATCCCTGGACGATGCCAATCAGGAGGTAAAAGAAAAACCGAAAGACATGGAAAATCGTTTAAGCGATGAAACTGAATCGAACATTCGGAAAGCAAAAGAATCGGAAGATATGCCTATGGAAATCGATAATAAAAAGAAACAGAACCAGGATGCAAGAAAGATGCTGATCAGGAAAATTAGTGCCGATCCGGAAACTTTTCTGAAAAGGAAGTTCCAGTATCAACAGAGGAAGTATTATAAAAATGTTGATCAGGGGGAGGAGATTTGGTAA
- a CDS encoding VWA domain-containing protein, with translation MEELFDISLSSVEIQHIWVFYLFPIPILVWLIIPAIRSNKKALFSPAYSNIKRLLDSKEISLNKSQGNKWYKWIFLIVIWALLLLAFSSPQLVGIPEKKVKNSRNFLIVADLSLSMDEKDWPTDNGKVSRWDGVKDVLHDFVDTREGDRMGLVFFGSQAYTQAPFTTDLNLVNSMMDDVAVGMAGQMTSIGNAIAKGIEMFEKDSIKYKVMLVMTDGVDSGSDILPLDAAAIAKKDSITIYTLGIGQKGAGSYELDENTLKEIASISGGEYFKADDENSLQKITETLNKYEPMEYEEESYKPVTLLYFYPLGIAYLLGVVYYLFAVFVRLVKSVIK, from the coding sequence TTGGAAGAATTATTTGACATATCATTATCATCGGTAGAAATACAGCATATATGGGTATTCTACTTATTTCCTATTCCAATATTGGTATGGCTTATTATACCCGCTATAAGAAGTAATAAAAAGGCACTTTTTTCTCCGGCATATTCAAATATTAAGAGATTATTAGATTCAAAAGAAATCTCTTTGAACAAATCACAGGGTAATAAGTGGTATAAGTGGATTTTTTTGATAGTTATCTGGGCTTTATTACTGTTGGCATTTTCGTCGCCACAGTTGGTAGGTATTCCGGAGAAAAAAGTGAAAAATTCGCGAAATTTCCTAATAGTTGCCGATTTGTCCCTGAGTATGGACGAAAAAGACTGGCCAACAGATAATGGTAAGGTTAGTCGATGGGATGGTGTAAAGGATGTTCTTCACGATTTTGTAGACACGCGTGAAGGAGACAGGATGGGGTTGGTGTTTTTTGGTTCGCAGGCTTATACGCAGGCACCGTTTACTACCGATTTGAATTTGGTAAACAGTATGATGGATGATGTAGCAGTAGGCATGGCAGGACAAATGACTTCGATAGGAAATGCTATAGCCAAAGGTATAGAAATGTTTGAAAAAGACAGTATTAAGTACAAAGTAATGCTGGTAATGACCGATGGTGTTGACAGCGGAAGCGATATACTTCCACTGGATGCCGCTGCTATTGCCAAGAAAGATTCAATCACAATTTATACTTTGGGGATTGGACAAAAAGGAGCAGGTTCTTATGAGCTTGACGAGAATACATTGAAAGAAATAGCTTCTATAAGTGGAGGAGAGTATTTTAAAGCTGATGATGAAAATTCATTGCAAAAAATAACAGAAACACTTAATAAATACGAACCAATGGAATACGAGGAGGAAAGTTATAAACCTGTTACTTTGCTTTATTTCTACCCTCTTGGTATAGCATATTTGCTGGGAGTAGTTTATTATTTGTTTGCTGTGTTTGTGAGGCTTGTTAAAAGTGTTATAAAATAG
- a CDS encoding DUF4381 domain-containing protein — protein sequence MILQTSDIKDIGNLIEPDKLEMTYTTPGWYIVYGVVTVVILIVIYKIYSNWRKNKYRRDAVKLIANRKDQKSVAEVNEILKIVAMHTFGRDIVARLSTDNWADFLNSKSIVKFDKEIFEVVYSNGEVDKRELDSFIANAVKWINGHR from the coding sequence ATGATTTTACAAACATCAGACATAAAAGATATTGGCAACCTTATTGAGCCTGACAAACTGGAGATGACCTACACAACTCCGGGTTGGTATATTGTTTATGGAGTAGTAACTGTTGTAATACTCATTGTTATTTATAAAATATATTCTAATTGGAGGAAAAATAAATACAGAAGGGATGCTGTTAAGCTTATTGCAAACCGGAAAGATCAAAAGTCTGTAGCAGAAGTAAATGAAATATTAAAAATTGTTGCTATGCATACTTTTGGACGGGATATTGTTGCCAGGCTTAGTACTGATAATTGGGCTGATTTTTTGAATTCAAAATCGATAGTAAAATTCGATAAAGAAATATTTGAAGTTGTTTATAGTAATGGGGAGGTGGACAAGCGGGAGTTAGATAGCTTTATTGCCAATGCTGTTAAATGGATAAATGGGCATAGATAA
- a CDS encoding GIY-YIG nuclease family protein, with product MQLSYIYILTNDRETVLYIGVTSNLAKRLS from the coding sequence ATGCAATTAAGTTATATTTACATATTAACCAACGATAGGGAAACAGTATTATATATTGGAGTTACAAGTAATTTAGCTAAACGTTTAAGTTAG
- a CDS encoding DUF58 domain-containing protein encodes MKPLKAISDTKGVFLTIEDLVYYSYVARNIHLRKNAKVNSIMAGRHASRLRGRGMDFEESRAYVKGDDIRNIDWKVTARLQKTHTKVFQEEKEHPAVIVVDLSKSMFFGSKRNMKSVCAAQIAAIMAYKISGDGDRVGGIVFNDDSVEMIKPKRDKKSMLHFLEKVVEKNNLLAEISSEKSIEETRNKVFEQLHSLVSHDYTMVVISDFKRYDSRVLQTLVTASLHNNVIVFKIYDELEMQIPGERIAISDGENQIEINGKDKNTQNTIKTEFESKQKEFIEELNAYKIPVFLIETETPVEEQIRTQLGL; translated from the coding sequence ATGAAACCACTAAAGGCCATATCAGATACTAAGGGAGTTTTCTTAACAATAGAAGACCTGGTTTATTACAGCTATGTGGCACGTAATATTCATCTAAGAAAAAACGCCAAAGTAAATTCTATTATGGCAGGTCGTCATGCATCCAGACTTAGGGGACGAGGTATGGATTTTGAAGAATCGAGAGCTTATGTGAAAGGCGATGATATTCGTAATATCGACTGGAAAGTAACTGCCAGATTACAGAAAACCCACACTAAAGTATTTCAGGAAGAAAAGGAACATCCTGCAGTGATAGTTGTTGATTTGTCAAAGTCAATGTTTTTTGGTTCTAAAAGAAATATGAAATCGGTATGTGCAGCACAAATAGCAGCAATTATGGCTTACAAAATTTCGGGAGATGGCGATCGTGTGGGGGGAATTGTATTCAACGATGATTCTGTGGAGATGATTAAACCAAAACGCGATAAAAAATCGATGTTACACTTTTTGGAAAAAGTAGTTGAGAAAAACAACCTGCTAGCCGAAATATCATCTGAAAAAAGTATCGAAGAAACCAGAAATAAGGTTTTTGAACAATTGCACAGCCTGGTGTCGCACGATTATACTATGGTTGTTATTTCTGATTTTAAAAGATATGATTCGCGTGTCTTGCAAACCCTGGTAACAGCTTCTTTGCACAACAATGTTATAGTTTTTAAAATATACGATGAACTTGAGATGCAAATTCCCGGGGAAAGAATAGCAATAAGTGATGGTGAAAATCAGATAGAAATCAACGGAAAGGACAAAAACACGCAGAATACCATAAAAACAGAATTCGAAAGCAAACAGAAGGAGTTTATTGAAGAATTAAATGCATATAAAATCCCTGTTTTTTTAATTGAAACAGAAACACCGGTTGAAGAGCAAATTAGGACGCAGTTGGGGTTGTGA
- a CDS encoding BatD family protein, whose amino-acid sequence MKKIIYILTILSFFVTNIDAQSTFATVSVSPKKVYVGQGVKVTIKVYTSTWFTEGVKFEELKIDGAFLVPYQRNTAISTNVKNKKYSGVEFFFLLFPYKNGEIEFPELTVNVVTPPDGGYKGQKRRIKTRSIKINVADIPQEAKEHEWNMTANSISVSEKWNKPLNNLTTGDVIIRSVSVRANGTLPNFIPEFKQDSLDFASVYPDDFTTYENKKTENIYGSRTDKIKYLLTEEGEFTFPEIRFYFFNPRTKKIAFKYLKARKIKVELNKDLAYAQSVQDSLDAFLKSQIQPVEVEEEKEFLILGLKPWQFVLILLVVILFLFRIIKLGAKIYKKQEERKLIRRKSEEYLFKTLENASQKKIKIFYTVFNNWKMSYGVDEFNKLLLNNPELSKQFNILQKRNYMSDESGVSPKEFVAVLKKARVKSGDVLRNEFSLNPK is encoded by the coding sequence ATGAAAAAAATAATATACATACTAACAATCCTAAGTTTCTTTGTTACAAACATCGATGCCCAAAGCACCTTTGCCACAGTATCGGTGTCTCCGAAAAAGGTATATGTAGGGCAGGGTGTTAAAGTAACGATAAAGGTTTATACATCAACATGGTTCACGGAAGGGGTAAAGTTTGAAGAACTTAAAATTGATGGTGCTTTTTTGGTTCCGTATCAGCGTAACACTGCAATATCAACCAATGTCAAGAATAAAAAATATTCAGGAGTTGAGTTCTTCTTTTTGCTGTTTCCTTATAAGAATGGAGAAATAGAATTTCCGGAGTTGACAGTTAATGTAGTTACCCCACCTGATGGAGGCTACAAAGGTCAAAAACGAAGAATAAAAACCCGTTCGATAAAAATAAATGTCGCAGATATACCGCAAGAAGCAAAGGAACACGAGTGGAATATGACAGCCAACTCTATTTCTGTTTCTGAAAAGTGGAATAAACCTTTGAATAATCTAACTACAGGCGATGTAATTATCAGATCGGTTAGTGTGCGAGCCAATGGTACTTTACCTAATTTTATTCCGGAATTTAAACAGGACAGTTTGGATTTTGCATCTGTCTATCCCGATGATTTTACTACTTATGAAAATAAAAAAACAGAGAATATATACGGTAGCAGAACCGACAAGATAAAATATCTGCTCACAGAGGAAGGAGAATTTACCTTTCCTGAAATCAGGTTCTATTTCTTTAACCCCCGAACAAAAAAAATAGCTTTTAAGTACTTAAAAGCAAGAAAAATAAAAGTAGAACTAAATAAAGACCTGGCTTATGCACAGAGTGTACAGGATTCTTTGGATGCTTTTTTAAAGTCGCAAATACAGCCCGTTGAGGTAGAGGAAGAAAAAGAATTTTTGATACTTGGATTAAAGCCATGGCAGTTTGTACTGATACTTCTGGTTGTTATTCTGTTTTTATTCCGTATAATTAAATTAGGAGCAAAAATTTATAAAAAGCAGGAAGAAAGAAAACTAATACGAAGAAAAAGCGAAGAGTATTTATTTAAGACTCTGGAAAATGCTTCGCAAAAAAAAATAAAAATATTCTATACAGTATTTAACAACTGGAAAATGTCTTATGGAGTCGATGAATTCAATAAGTTGTTATTGAATAACCCGGAACTAAGTAAGCAATTCAATATTTTACAAAAAAGAAATTATATGTCAGATGAAAGCGGTGTATCGCCAAAAGAATTTGTAGCTGTATTGAAAAAAGCAAGAGTTAAATCAGGCGATGTTTTAAGAAATGAGTTTTCTCTGAATCCAAAATAA